The DNA segment GATCATCCGCATCGTGGTGGATTTACCGGCCCCGTTCGGGCCCAGCAGACCGAAGGATTCGCCAGCGGGAACGTCGAAGGAGATGTCATCGACCGCCGCGAAGTCACCGTAGTGCTTGGTGAGATTCCGGGCAGAGATGACGTAGTCGCGGGACGGTGAGTTCGGCACCTGCTCAGCCTAAGGTATACAACCCATTGGGAAAAGCCAACCACACTCCTTCGCGGACAACAGTGGTCCGCGTTGCCGGTCCCCGCCCGGCTGGTCTTGTCCCGGACGGTCTGGTGCCGGACGGCGATGCCGGACGGGCTAGTCCCGGACGGCGATGCCGGCCTGCCGCTCGGCGGCCTCCACCACGTTGGCGAGCAGCATGGCCCGGGTCATCGGGCCGACGCCACCGGGGTTCGGGGACAGCCAGGCGACGGTCGACGCAGCGGCGGGTTCCACGTCGCCGGTCAGCTTCGCCTTGCCGGTTTCGGGATCCTCCACCCGGGTGACCCCGACGTCAAGCACGATCGCGTCGGACTTGAGATCCGCGGCCTTGATCATGCCGGGGAAGCCTGCGGCGGCGACCACTACATCGGCCTGGCGCAGCAGGTGCGGCAGGTCGACCGTCCCCGTGTGGGCGAGGGTGACGGTGGCGTTGATGTCGCGGCGGGTCAACAGCAGCCCCAGGGGGCGACCGACGGTGATCCCGCGGCCCACCACGAGAACGTTCTTTCCCTCAAGGCTGATCCCGTGGCGGCGCAGCAGCTCCACGATGCCGTGCGGCGTGCAGGGCAGCGGCGAGTCGAGCGGGGCGCCCACGTTGAGGACCAGTTTGCCCAGGTTGACGGGGTGCAGGCCGTCGGCGTCCTTCTCCGGGGACATCCGTTCCAGGATGGCGTTCACGTCGAGGTGCTTCGGGAGTGGGAGCTGGACGATATAGCCGGTGGTGGCGTCGTCGTCGTTCAGCTCGTCGATGACCTTTTCCAGCTCTGCCTGGGAGATATCGGCGGGAAGGTCCCGGCGGACCGAGGTGATGCCGACCTGCTCGCAGTCGCGGTGCTTTCCGGCAACGTAGGAGTGGCTGCCCGGGTCATTGCCCACCAGGACCGTGCCCAGGCCCGGGGTGACGCCCCGTTCTTTGAGGGCGCCGATGCGGGTGGTGAGTTCGGACCGGATAGCGGCGGCGGTCTTCTTGCCGTCGAGGATCCGGGCGGTCTGGTTCTGGGCGGTCTGGTTCTGTGCGGGGCTCATGGGGTAATGCCAGCTTCCAGTTGCTCGAGGAGGAATGCCTTGCCCCGGTCGCAGCAACCGGTGAAGCAGCACTCGTCGGTAGGAATGTCGTAGTCGGGTGAGGCGGCCGCAGCGGAAGTCAGCGCACCCTCCGGGAGGTCTTCTACCACTGCTCGTGTTCCGGGTAGAGCGGGAAGTCGGCGGTAAGGGCCAGCACCCGGGCGCGGAGGGCGTCCGCGTCGGCACCGGGCTTCAGCGCGGTCGCGATGATGTCGGCCACTTCGGTGAACTGCGCCGCCCCGAAACCACGGGTGGCCAGCGCCGGGGTGCCGATCCGCAGCCCGGACGTGACCATCGGCGGGCGTGGGTCAAACGGGACAGCGTTCCGGTTCACGGTGATCCCGATCGAGTGCAGCAGATCCTCGGCCTGCTGCCCGTCGAGCTGCGAGGCTCGCAGGTCCACCAGCACCAGGTGCACGTCGGTGCCGCCGGTCAGGACCGAGACGCCGTGTTCGCCGACGTCGCTGGCGGTCAGCCGCTCCGCGATGATCCGGGCACCGGCCAGCACCCGCTCCTGGCGTTCCCTGAACTCGGGGGATCCGGCGATCTTGAACGCCGTCGCCTTCGCGGCAATGACGTGCATCAGCGGGCCGCCCTGCTGGCCGGGGAAGACCGCCGAGTTGAGCTTCTTGGCCCACTCCTGCTTCGCCAGGATGACGCCCGAGCGGGGACCGGCGAGCGTCTTGTGCACCGTGGACGTCACGACGTCGGAGTACGGGACCGGGTTGGGGTGCAGACCGGCTGCAACGAGTCCGGCGAAGTGCGCCATGTCGGTCCACAGCAGCGCTCCCACCTCGTCGGCGATGGACCGGAACGCGGCGAAGTCGAGCTGCCGCGGGTAGGCGGACCAGCCGGCAATGATCACCTGCGGCTTCTCGGCGATGGCCTGGGCGCGGACCTTGTCCATGTCGAGGCGGTGGGTGTCTTTCTCAACGCCGTAGGCGGCAACCTCGTAGAGCTTTCCCGAGAAGTTGAGCTTCATGCCGTGGGTCAGGTGGCCGCCGTGTGCCAGGGACAGGCCCATGATCTTGTCGCCGGGCTTGATCATCGCGGCGAGCGCCGCCGCGTTGGCCTGCGCACCGGAGTGTGGCTGGACGTTGGCGAACTCGGCGCCGAACAGGGCCTTGACCCGCTCGATCGCGAGGCCCTCGGCGACGTCGACGTGTTCGCAGCCGCCGTAGTAGCGGCGGCCGGGGTAGCCCTCGGCGTACTTGTTGGTGAGGACGGAGCCCTGGGCCTGGAGCACCGCGCGGGGTGCAAAGTTTTCGGAGGCGATCATCTCGAGGGTGTCGCGCTGGCGGGCGAGCTCGTCGGTCAGGACGGCGGCGATCTCCGGGTCGATCTCGGACAGGGGTGCGTTGGTGACCGCCGAGGAGGCTGATGCGGTGGCGGGCAGGGGCGAAGTGGTCACGGTGAACTCCTGGATGGGGACGTGTTGCTACTGGTCAGGCTACCCGCTGAGTCTGCAGTCCGGCACCGGTGTTTTGGCCACACTGAAGCATCCTCGGGCAAGTTCTTGACCATACGTCCCAGGCGTGCGATCCGTGGTCGGCGCTGCGCGCCGTCGTCGTCGGTAGCTGAACTAGCTAAAGTACCGATGATGACGATGCATGCCGCTTCCTGATGGTGACCCACCTGACGCCAGTCGCGGCACTTCTCAGTGTATCGCGGGGCGGCTTTCATTCGAAGTACGCTTGATTTGTGACTGACTCCCCCACCTCCCAGGCTTCCTTCATCCTGACGCTTTCCTGCGCCGATCAACCCGGCATTGTGCATGCCGTCGCCGGGGCGCTGGTGAGCTCCGGCTGCAACATCACCGAATCGCAGCAGTATGGCAGCCCCGACACCGGGACGTTCTTCATGCGGGTGGCCATGAGCACTCCGGCTCCGCGCACCTCGCTCGTGGCGCATCTGGCGCCGGTAGCCGAGGCATTCGGCATGACCTGGGCCCTGCACGACGACGGCGCTCCCGCCCGGACCCTGATCCTCGCCTCGAAGTCGGCGCACTGCCTGAACGACCTGCTGTTCCAGCAGCGCTCGGGCACCCTGCCGATCGAGATCCCGGCGATTGTCTCCAACCACACCGATCTGGCCGACCTCGCAGCGTTCTACGGCATCCCGTTTCACCACATTCCGGTCACCGCAGCGACCCGGGAGTCCGCCGAGGACGCTCTGCGGGACGTCATCGCGGAGCACAACATCGAGCTGGTTGTCCTCGCCCGGTACATGCAGATCCTCAGCGACGGGCTGTGCTCGGAGCTGGTGGGACGGGCGATCAACATCCACCACTCGTTCCTGCCCTCGTTCAAGGGTGCCAAGCCCTACCACCAGGCCCACGCGCGTGGCGTCAAGCTGATCGGCGCCACGGCACACTATGTGACGCCTGCCCTGGATGAGGGCCCGATCATCGAGCAGGAGGTCATTCGGGTGGATCACGCCCGGTCGGCGGAGCAGTTTGTGGCGATCGGGCGCGATGTTGAGGGCCGCACCCTCACCCAGGCCGTGCAGTGGCACGCCGAGCACCGGGTGCTGCTCGACGGTAGCCGGACCATCGTCTTCAACTAGGCTCCGGGGGCTTCTCACCGGCTCAGCACCAGCTCTCCACCGGCTCAGCGCCTGCTGCGGATAGCAACCTGGACATCCGTGGCCAGCATCTTCCTCACCGACGTCCACCTTGACCCGGCCGGTCCAGGTTGCTCACCGATTCGGGCGCAGCTGGGCGGTGGAGAGCCGACGACGGCGGGCTGTCGGGTTGCACGGTAATCCGGCCTGCAGGAGGAGAGCCTTCAGCTTCGGCGGGGACACCGCCGTCGACCAGTCCCATCTCACGACCTGCAGTCCGGTGGATCGGATCCTGTCCTCGCGGAGCTTCTCCTCGATGACAGCCTGGGCGGTGGTCCGTCCTTGCAGGTATTCGGGCTTGAGATATTTCCCGATTCCATCGAACTCCCCCACCAGGCGCTGTTCCTTCCAGTAGAAATCCACCCAGGCCGAGCGACCGGTATGGTCGACCACTTCATGCTGGAGCTCCGGCGCGGGGAACCCCAGTTGTGCCATCTGCACCCTGCTGAGGGACTCCCCCGGATACATGGCCTGCCCGTCAGCGAAGTCCAGCACATGCAGGGCCCGGCGGCGTTTGGGTGCAGACGACAGCAGGGCAATCCGGTTCCTGACCTCATCTCTTGTCACCGGGCGAGGGCTCGATTCTGGTGGGAGTGGCTTCTGGTTGAGCAGCCGGTCCAGGACTGACACCGCCCAGGGGAAGTCATAGCGGATAGCCAGTTCGACGGCCGTGGCGACCTTTCCCGTGACATACCGTCCGCCGAAGGTGACGACTGTGAACTCGTCCGGGTACCGCGCCAACCGGCTCACCCCGTTGGCGCTGCGACGGCCACTGGCAACGGGCACCACCACCTCGACCTTCGCCGGGAGTACAGGTCGCGGCAGCCCCCAGAGCAATCCCGCAGTTTCACCTCCGAAGACTGGTTCGCGTCTGGCGGTGCGCCCGACGGCGTCGATCTTGACCCGGTAACGCGCCTCTTCATCGAGGTCCCGCCAATCCGACGCGTCGACATAACACCCGAGCCGGATCCTGATCAGCTCCCCGCGTGCGGCTCGACGCGCCAACTGCCGGGGCCACGCTTCGTCCAAAGGATGGTCGACGATGGAAATGATACTGGTCATGACTCCAGTCAACCCGGACACCAGTGCCGCCCGGACTGCCACCGCTGCTATGTGGACAATGCGCACAGAACATCCAGGGTCTGATCCGATTCGGATAGCAACCTGGACATCGGTGGTCAGCATCTTCCTCACCGACGCCCACCTTGACCCGGCCGGTCCAGGTTGCTCACCGAATCGGTCAGGACCGGCTGGGCACGGGCCGCTAGGCTGGGTGACATGGCCCACATCATCGAAATCTTCGGCAAGAAACCCACCATCAGCGACTCCTGCTTCGTTGCACCGACGGCGTCGATCATCGGGGACGTGGTCCTCGGCGAGGACTCCAGCGCCTTCTACGGCGTGTCCGTGCGCGGTGACACCGCCCCCATCCGCGTGGGCGACGGCACCAACCTGCAGGACAACGTGGTGCTCCACGCGGACCCGGATTTCCCGACGACGGTCGGCGACCGGGTCAGCATCGGCCACACCGCGGTAGTCCACGGCTGCACCATCGGCGACGACTGCCTGATCGGCATGAGTGCCACCGTCATGAACGGCGCAGTCATTGGCGCCGGGTCGCTGGTGGCTGCGGGTGCGGTTGTTCTGGAAGGCATGCAGGTCCCACCCCGCTCGCTCGTCGCCGGTGTGCCGGCGAAGGTCAGACGGGAACTGACGGACAGCGAGTTTGAGAAGGTCAAGCAAAACGCAGCGTCCTATCAAGTGTTGGCCACGTCCCACCGTCAAGCGTTAACTTCTTGACTACAAGGTGACCATGTAGCACCCTGTAGTACATGCCCGTAGGACGCCCGAAGACCAAGCGTGACTTCGACGGGAATCCTCCGAGCCCGGGTTCCCAATCGGCCCTTCGGCAGCGCAACCAGCAGCGGATCGTCAGTGTCCTCGCCGCTGGTCCGCAGACGCAGGCGGAGCTAGCACGGCAGACCGGGCTCTCCACCGCAACGGTCTCCAACATCGTTAAAGCGATGGTCTACGCCGGCCTTGCCACCACCACCCCCACCACCAGTTCGGGACGTCGTGCCCTCCTGGTTATCCTCAACGACAATGGTTCGCTTGCGGTGGGCATCGACATCGGCCGGCGCCATGTCCGGGTGGTCCTCGCCGGGCTGAACTATCAGGTGATGCAGGATGAGGCGACCGCCCTGCCGCTGGGACATTGCGCCGAGGAAGGGCTCGACGCCGCCGAACGCCTCCTCGACCAGCTTCTCCTGCAAGCCGGCACCACCCGCGCGTCGGTGCTCGGCGCCGGGGTAGGGATACCCGGCCCCATCGACCGCCGCACCGGGACCGTGGTACAGGGCGCTATCCTGCCCGAGTGGGTAGGTATCAACATCCTCGCCACCTTCGGCGAACGGCTCGGATTCCCCGTCTTCATTGACAACGATGCGAATCTTGGTGCCCTTGCCCAGGTCACCTGGGGGCCGCACGGGGCGGTCGAGAACCTGATGTTCCTCAAGGTCGGCTCGGGCATCGGTGCCGGGCTGATCCTTGGCGGCTCGGTCTACTACGGCCACGTTGGCATCACCGGCGAACTGGGCCACAGCACCATCGTGGAGCATGGTCTGGTCTGCCGGTGCGGAAACCGCGGCTGCCTGGAGACGGTTGCCTCAACCAGCACCATGGTGGACCTCCTCAGCCGCCGCGCGGAAGGGCCAATTGCCGTCGATGAACTCGTGGACCTCGCGCTGGCCGGAGACACCACTGTGCTCCGCGTGATTGACGACGCCGGCCTCGCCCTGGGGAAGGCAGTCGCCAACGTGGCAAACCTGATCAACCCGGAGCTTGTGGTGATCGGTGGACCGCTGACCAGGCTGGACGACATCCTGCTCGAACCGATCCGCCGCGGCCTGGTCCGCCACGCGGTACCCGTCGTGGGCGAATCAACTGCGGTGCTCATGTCAGCCCTCGGTGACCGCACCGAAGCACTTGGCGGTGCCGCCGTCGTCCTCTCGCAGCCCCACCTACATAACGTTTAGCTACCAATA comes from the Arthrobacter sp. CAN_C5 genome and includes:
- a CDS encoding bifunctional methylenetetrahydrofolate dehydrogenase/methenyltetrahydrofolate cyclohydrolase, encoding MSPAQNQTAQNQTARILDGKKTAAAIRSELTTRIGALKERGVTPGLGTVLVGNDPGSHSYVAGKHRDCEQVGITSVRRDLPADISQAELEKVIDELNDDDATTGYIVQLPLPKHLDVNAILERMSPEKDADGLHPVNLGKLVLNVGAPLDSPLPCTPHGIVELLRRHGISLEGKNVLVVGRGITVGRPLGLLLTRRDINATVTLAHTGTVDLPHLLRQADVVVAAAGFPGMIKAADLKSDAIVLDVGVTRVEDPETGKAKLTGDVEPAAASTVAWLSPNPGGVGPMTRAMLLANVVEAAERQAGIAVRD
- the glyA gene encoding serine hydroxymethyltransferase gives rise to the protein MTTSPLPATASASSAVTNAPLSEIDPEIAAVLTDELARQRDTLEMIASENFAPRAVLQAQGSVLTNKYAEGYPGRRYYGGCEHVDVAEGLAIERVKALFGAEFANVQPHSGAQANAAALAAMIKPGDKIMGLSLAHGGHLTHGMKLNFSGKLYEVAAYGVEKDTHRLDMDKVRAQAIAEKPQVIIAGWSAYPRQLDFAAFRSIADEVGALLWTDMAHFAGLVAAGLHPNPVPYSDVVTSTVHKTLAGPRSGVILAKQEWAKKLNSAVFPGQQGGPLMHVIAAKATAFKIAGSPEFRERQERVLAGARIIAERLTASDVGEHGVSVLTGGTDVHLVLVDLRASQLDGQQAEDLLHSIGITVNRNAVPFDPRPPMVTSGLRIGTPALATRGFGAAQFTEVADIIATALKPGADADALRARVLALTADFPLYPEHEQW
- the purU gene encoding formyltetrahydrofolate deformylase, giving the protein MTDSPTSQASFILTLSCADQPGIVHAVAGALVSSGCNITESQQYGSPDTGTFFMRVAMSTPAPRTSLVAHLAPVAEAFGMTWALHDDGAPARTLILASKSAHCLNDLLFQQRSGTLPIEIPAIVSNHTDLADLAAFYGIPFHHIPVTAATRESAEDALRDVIAEHNIELVVLARYMQILSDGLCSELVGRAINIHHSFLPSFKGAKPYHQAHARGVKLIGATAHYVTPALDEGPIIEQEVIRVDHARSAEQFVAIGRDVEGRTLTQAVQWHAEHRVLLDGSRTIVFN
- a CDS encoding gamma carbonic anhydrase family protein; this translates as MAHIIEIFGKKPTISDSCFVAPTASIIGDVVLGEDSSAFYGVSVRGDTAPIRVGDGTNLQDNVVLHADPDFPTTVGDRVSIGHTAVVHGCTIGDDCLIGMSATVMNGAVIGAGSLVAAGAVVLEGMQVPPRSLVAGVPAKVRRELTDSEFEKVKQNAASYQVLATSHRQALTS
- a CDS encoding ROK family transcriptional regulator; this encodes MPVGRPKTKRDFDGNPPSPGSQSALRQRNQQRIVSVLAAGPQTQAELARQTGLSTATVSNIVKAMVYAGLATTTPTTSSGRRALLVILNDNGSLAVGIDIGRRHVRVVLAGLNYQVMQDEATALPLGHCAEEGLDAAERLLDQLLLQAGTTRASVLGAGVGIPGPIDRRTGTVVQGAILPEWVGINILATFGERLGFPVFIDNDANLGALAQVTWGPHGAVENLMFLKVGSGIGAGLILGGSVYYGHVGITGELGHSTIVEHGLVCRCGNRGCLETVASTSTMVDLLSRRAEGPIAVDELVDLALAGDTTVLRVIDDAGLALGKAVANVANLINPELVVIGGPLTRLDDILLEPIRRGLVRHAVPVVGESTAVLMSALGDRTEALGGAAVVLSQPHLHNV